The following are encoded together in the Zingiber officinale cultivar Zhangliang chromosome 8A, Zo_v1.1, whole genome shotgun sequence genome:
- the LOC122010562 gene encoding probable CCR4-associated factor 1 homolog 11, which produces MDAITVLRRSFPIVAIDTEFSGFLRFTPRRAAEECRYRDLKYNVDNLCIIQLGIALFDDAGNHPGMAWQINFSDFDPDVDPCSPASIDLLKNSGIDVQRNRCEGISSVRYAALIREKLFGHHGGAFVTFHGSYDVGYLIKLLTGGRPLPETSGEFITAASGIFNERLYDVKYMARFCPGLLGGEVSLMKLASMLNVEADGVAHQAGFDSLVTGLTFQEMHKRWAVMDGRDSMILYGLENVCHEIKSASSLGPLRRPWTLPPGRFMIPPPTVCRPLAFPSPYFGGGGGGGGHSPVPLLPPPTRLIGWFPPVPLQHSFGGPCVVFM; this is translated from the coding sequence ATGGATGCGATCACTGTCCTTCGCCGCTCCTTCCCGATCGTCGCCATCGACACCGAGTTCTCCGGCTTCCTCCGCTTCACGCCTCGCCGCGCCGCCGAGGAGTGCAGATACCGCGACCTCAAGTACAATGTCGACAACCTCTGCATAATCCAGCTAGGAATCGCCCTTTTCGACGACGCCGGCAACCATCCCGGCATGGCATGGCAGATCAATTTCTCGGACTTCGACCCCGACGTCGACCCCTGCTCGCCGGCGTCCATCGACCTGCTGAAGAACAGCGGTATCGACGTCCAAAGAAACCGGTGCGAAGGTATTTCATCTGTTCGCTACGCCGCTCTGATCCGGGAGAAGCTGTTCGGTCACCACGGCGGTGCGTTCGTCACGTTCCACGGCTCGTACGATGTGGGCTATTTGATAAAGTTGCTCACCGGCGGAAGGCCTCTACCGGAGACATCAGGAGAGTTTATAACGGCGGCGAGTGGCATCTTTAACGAAAGACTCTACGACGTCAAGTACATGGCGCGGTTCTGTCCGGGACTACTCGgcggagaggttagcttgatgaAGCTCGCGAGTATGCTGAACGTGGAGGCAGACGGCGTGGCACATCAGGCGGGATTCGACAGTTTGGTCACCGGACTGACCTTCCAGGAGATGCATAAGAGGTGGGCAGTCATGGACGGCCGAGACTCCATGATTCTGTACGGCTTGGAGAATGTGTGCCATGAAATCAAGAGCGCTTCTTCTCTCGGTCCTCTTCGGCGCCCGTGGACTTTACCACCTGGAAGGTTCATGATTCCGCCGCCGACGGTGTGCCGACCTTTGGCTTTCCCGTCTCCATActttggcggcggcggcggcggcggcggccataGCCCTGTTCCTCTGTTGCCGCCACCGACACGGCTTATCGGATGGTTCCCGCCGGTTCCACTTCAACACTCTTTTGGTGGCCCCTGTGTTGTCTTCATGTAG